From a region of the Rouxiella sp. S1S-2 genome:
- a CDS encoding acyltransferase, which translates to MQIIECSIRDVKAGQNVRVMMPSNVYGCTLGDEVFVGPFVEIQKGCIIGRGSKIQSHSFLCENVTLGENCFIGHGVTFANDLFKSGTPDANAENWLRIVLGDNVTLGSGATILTDTICSGVVIGAGSVVVKPITLKGVYVGNPARWVREL; encoded by the coding sequence ATGCAGATTATTGAATGTAGCATAAGGGATGTGAAAGCAGGACAGAACGTCAGAGTAATGATGCCCTCCAACGTTTACGGCTGCACCTTAGGGGATGAGGTTTTCGTCGGCCCGTTTGTCGAGATACAAAAAGGCTGCATTATTGGACGCGGCAGTAAAATACAGTCGCACTCTTTTTTATGCGAAAACGTCACACTGGGCGAAAACTGCTTTATTGGGCACGGCGTCACCTTTGCCAACGATTTGTTTAAAAGTGGTACACCTGACGCCAATGCGGAAAATTGGCTGAGAATCGTTCTGGGCGATAACGTCACCCTCGGTAGCGGGGCCACCATCCTCACTGACACGATTTGCAGCGGTGTCGTCATCGGTGCGGGCAGCGTTGTGGTGAAACCCATTACGCTTAAAGGTGTTTATGTCGGTAATCCGGCGCGGTGGGTCAGAGAGTTGTAA